In Desulfobulbus oralis, one DNA window encodes the following:
- a CDS encoding FtsW/RodA/SpoVE family cell cycle protein, with protein MVFISMTLFVRLRWLTLSTLAGLAISCVFIGWKFLLKPYQRKRIETFLNPEADPANHGYQILQSKIAVGSGKLFGKGFMEGTQGHLHFLPERHTDFAFAVWGEEWGFAGSLFFLACYFFMMGWGAYVAMTARDRLGAIMAFGCVALIFWQAVINLLMILGFLPVVGVPLPLFSYGGSSMLTNMAAIGILMNIRMQSNAINYNRGVR; from the coding sequence GTGGTTTTCATTTCCATGACGCTTTTTGTGCGTCTGCGCTGGCTTACCCTGAGCACCCTGGCGGGTCTGGCCATATCCTGCGTGTTTATCGGCTGGAAATTTCTGCTCAAGCCCTACCAGCGCAAGCGTATCGAAACCTTTCTCAATCCGGAGGCCGATCCGGCCAATCACGGCTATCAGATTTTGCAGTCCAAGATCGCGGTGGGCAGTGGCAAGCTTTTTGGCAAGGGCTTCATGGAAGGCACCCAGGGGCATCTCCATTTTCTGCCGGAGCGCCACACGGACTTCGCCTTTGCGGTATGGGGCGAGGAGTGGGGCTTTGCCGGCTCGCTCTTCTTTCTGGCCTGCTACTTCTTCATGATGGGCTGGGGCGCGTATGTTGCCATGACCGCCCGTGACCGGCTGGGCGCCATCATGGCCTTTGGCTGTGTGGCGCTCATCTTCTGGCAGGCGGTCATCAATCTGCTCATGATTCTGGGCTTTCTGCCCGTGGTCGGTGTCCCCCTGCCCCTGTTCAGTTATGGCGGTTCCTCCATGCTGACCAATATGGCGGCCATCGGCATTCTGATGAATATCCGCATGCAGAGCAACGCCATAAACTACAACCGCGGGGTTCGCTAG